One window from the genome of Apus apus isolate bApuApu2 chromosome 12, bApuApu2.pri.cur, whole genome shotgun sequence encodes:
- the WDR44 gene encoding WD repeat-containing protein 44, which produces MASDSDTEEFYDAPEDVHLAGASPAPSPMKVGSHVFKDIDSKLLVAGNETFVQEMKQDDSKEIIDSIIEESKKAQQLDDDSLTSRGKELTVPISDASAWISGAGIVSSIPEVLAAKVSLQEDPGEPVYQSVCKDTEFESGKLLFTSEQQETHKLTNAADHKMDETEAQEEPSKNEDIADKKEVNTLEQVASDLSTKDLSTAEETPPAKPPRQLTVEPDIVASTKKPVPARPPPPTNVPPPRPPPPARPAPPPRKKKSELDFEVQKPVLEVCRENFTTGGLLTPSAVTEGMPKDSQPSLDLASATSGDKIVTAQENGKAADGQMTNEVLGPQRPRSNSGRELTDEEILASVMIKNLDTGEEIPLSLAEEKLPTGINPLTLHIMRRTKEYVSNDAAQSDDEDKMQTQQTDVDGGRLKQKTTQLKKFLGKSVKRAKHLAEEYSERAVNKVKSVRDEVFHTDQDDPSSSDDEGMPYTRPVKFKAAHGFKGPYDFEQIKVVQDLSGEHMGAVWTMKFSHCGRLLASAGQDNVVRIWVLKNAFDYFNNMRMKYNTEGRVSPSPSQESLNSSKSDTDAGICSGVDEDPDDKNAPFRQRPFCKYKGHTADLLDLSWSKNYFLLSSSMDKTVRLWHISRRECLCCFQHIDFVTAIAFHPRDDRYFLSGSLDGKLRLWNIPDKKVALWNEVDGQTKLITAANFCQNGKYAVIGTYDGRCIFYDTEHLKYHTQIHVRSTRGRNRVGRKITGIEPLPGENKILVTSNDSRIRLYDLRDLSLSMKYKGYVNSSSQIKASFSHDFTYIVSGSEDKYVYIWSTYHDLSKFTSVRRDRNDFWEGIKAHNAVVTSAIFAPNPGLMVSLETSEKQEAESKGEDSETSDTIPSGALKTDHTEVLLSADFTGAIKVFINKKKYVS; this is translated from the exons GATATAGACAGCAAGCTACTTGTAGCTGGAAATGAAACCTTTGTACAAGAAATGAAACAAGATGATTCAAAAGAG aTTATTGACAGTATTAtagaagaaagcaagaaggcACAACAGCTGGATGATGATTCTTTAACTTCCAGAGGAAAAGAACTGACTGTTCCAATTTCAGATGCAAGTGCTTGGATTTCTGGAGCAGGTATTGTCAGTAGCATTCCAGAAGTATTAGCTGCTAAAGTATCATTACAAGAAGACCCTGGAGAACCAGTGTATCAGAGTGTGTGTAAGGACACTGAATTTGAGTCAGGGAAGCTTTTGTTTACTTCTGAGCAACAGGAAACTCATAAACTAACAAATGCGGCTGATCACAAAATGGACGAAACTGAAGCACAAGAAGAACCATCAAAAAATGAGGACATAGCAGATAAGAAAGAGGTAAATACTTTAGAACAAGTGGCTTCAGATTTATCTACCAAAGACCTTTCTACAGCAGAAGAAACACCTCCAGCAAAACCACCAAGGCAGCTTACTGTAGAACCTGATATAGTTGCTAGCACAAAGAAACCTGTCCCAGCACGGCCACCACCTCCAACAAATGTCCCTCCTCCCAGACCACCACCACCTGCACGGCCAGCTCCACCACCCCGGAAGAAGAAGAGTGAGCTGGATTTTGAAGTGCAAAAACCTGTATTAGAAG TTTGTCGGGAGAACTTCACAACTGGTGGTCTTTTAACTCCAAGTGCAGTGACAGAAGGCATGCCCAAAGATTCTCAGCCCTCCTTGGATTTGGCAAGTGCAACTAGTGGAGATAAAATAGTCACTGCACAG GAAAATGGGAAAGCAGCTGATGGCCAAATGACAAATGAAGTACTTGGACCACAAAGACCCAGGTCTAATTCTGGAAGAGAGCTTACAGATGAG GAAATTCTAGCAAGTGTAATGATAAAAAACCTTGATACAGGTGAAGAAATACCCCTGAGTTTGGCAGAAGAAAAGTTGCCAACAGGCATTAACCCCCTAACTTTGCATATCATGAGGAGAACTAAAGAATATGTCAG TAATGATGCAGCACAGTCTGATGATGAAGACAAGATGCAGACACAGCAAACAGATGTTGATGGAGGGAGGTTAAAACAAAAAAC GACCCAGCTGAAAAAGTTCCTTGGCAAGTCTGTGAAGCGAGCGAAGCACCTTGCTGAGGAGTACAGTGAACGTGCTGTTAATAAAGTGAAGAGTGTTCGAGATGAAG TCTTCCACACAGATCAAGATGACCCCTCTTCCAGTGATGATGAAGGGATGCCATATACAAGACCAGTTAAGTTTAAAGCAGCACATGGCTTCAAGGGACCTTATGATTTTGAACAAATTAAAGTTGTTCAGGATCTCAGTGGAGAGCATATG GGTGCTGTTTGGACAATGAAGTTTTCTCACTGTGGTCGATTACTGGCATCTGCAGGACAGGACAACGTGGTCAGAATTTGGGTTTTAAAGAATGCTTTTGACTATTTCAATAACATGCGAATGAAGTACAACACAGAAG GCCGTGtctctccctccccatctcAAGAGAGTCTGAATTCTTCCAAGTCTGATACTGATGCAGGG ATTTGCAGTGGGGTTGATGAAGACCCAGATGATAAAAATGCTCCATTTCGCCAACGACCCTTCTGCAAATACAAAGGACACACAGCAGATCTGCTTGATCTTTCCTGGTCCAAA aattatttcttgctttcttcttctatGGACAAGACTGTCAGACTATGGCATATATCCAGAAGAGAATGTCTTTGCTGCTTCCAGCATATAGACTTTGTCACTGCTATAGCATTCCATCCAAGG GATGACAGGTACTTCTTAAGTGGTTCATTGGATGGGAAACTCCGACTCTGGAACATTCCTGACAAAAAAGTGGCATTATGGAATGAAGTAGATGGGCAGACAAAGCTGATTACAGCTGCCAACTTCTGTCAGAATGGCAAATACGCAGTGATAGGCACCTATGATGGAAGATGCATCTTCTATGACACGGAG CACTTGAAGTACCATACGCAGATACACGTGCGTTCTACCAGGGGCCGAAATAGAgttggaagaaaaattactggCATTGAACCCTTGCCTGGAGAAAATAAG aTACTAGTGACATCAAATGATTCCAGAATCAGATTGTATGACCTAAGAGATCTGTCATTATCCATGAAGTACAAAGGATATgtcaacagcagcagccaaatcAAAGCCAGCTTTAG CCATGACTTTACCTACATTGTAAGTGGTTCAGAAGataaatatgtttatatttGGAGTACATACCATGACTTGAGCAAGTTTACATCTGTAAGAAGAGACCGGAATGACTTCTGGGAAGGCATTAAAG CACACAATGCAGTGGTCACCTCTGCAATCTTTGCTCCCAATCCTGGTTTGATGGTGTCACTGGAAACCTCTGAAAAGCAAGAAGCTGAAAGTAAGGGAGAAGATTCTGAAACGTCAGATACCATACCCTCTG GAGCTTTGAAGACAGATCACACAGAAGTGCTTTTATCAGCTGACTTTACTGGAGCAATCAAAGTCTTcattaacaaaaagaaatatgtatCTTAG